In Streptomyces sp. DG2A-72, one genomic interval encodes:
- a CDS encoding class F sortase, with translation MVPRRRRRRPWHRTRAYRLTRTALLAVVLVTVGVRCERPVMPVAPEGADGPATVAAPGPARPAPSAHPVRAARRPTPTPPLRPLPRSRPTTLRIPSLGIDAPITGLGLDRDRELETPPIDKPKLVGWYEGGPTPGEPGTAIAVGHRDTRTGRAVFAGLAEVKPGKPIEARRADGRTAVYTVDRVKVFDKADFPDKEVYGPTERPELRVITCGGLFSRRSGYTSNVVVFAHLTATK, from the coding sequence ATGGTGCCGCGTAGGCGCAGACGCAGGCCCTGGCACCGGACTCGCGCCTACCGCCTGACCAGGACGGCCCTGCTCGCGGTCGTCCTGGTCACGGTGGGGGTGCGGTGCGAGAGGCCGGTCATGCCGGTGGCGCCGGAGGGAGCCGACGGCCCGGCCACCGTGGCGGCCCCCGGCCCGGCCCGCCCCGCCCCCTCCGCTCACCCCGTCCGCGCCGCCCGCCGTCCCACGCCCACGCCCCCGCTCCGCCCGCTGCCCCGGTCCCGGCCGACGACCCTCCGCATCCCGTCCCTCGGCATCGACGCCCCGATCACGGGCCTCGGGCTCGACCGGGACCGGGAGCTGGAGACACCCCCGATCGACAAGCCGAAGCTCGTCGGCTGGTACGAGGGCGGCCCCACCCCCGGCGAGCCCGGCACCGCGATCGCCGTCGGCCACCGCGACACCAGGACCGGCCGCGCCGTCTTCGCCGGGCTGGCCGAGGTGAAGCCCGGCAAGCCGATCGAGGCGCGGCGCGCGGACGGCCGTACCGCCGTCTACACCGTGGACCGGGTGAAGGTCTTCGACAAGGCCGACTTCCCCGACAAGGAGGTCTACGGCCCGACCGAGCGCCCGGAACTCCGCGTGATCACCTGCGGTGGCCTCTTCAGCCGGCGCTCGGGCTACACCAGCAACGTGGTGGTCTTCGCCCACCTGACCGCCACAAAGTGA
- a CDS encoding MFS transporter gives MAPGGNRGWLLRLVIAFSFAQGAVSMARPAVSYRALALGADERAVGVIAGVYALLPLFAAVPLGRRTDHGRCAPLLPAGVVLISGGCALSGLVDSLWAMAIWSGVMGLGHLSFVIGAQSLVARQSAPHEQDRNFGHFTIGASLGQLVGPIAAGALIGGRDMAGTSALALLVAGAGAAVAFTSLWRIEHRTTAKSRSGQGDRIPVQRILRARGVPAGILISLSVLSATDILTAYLPVVGEHRGIAPSVIGVLLSLRAAATIACRLVLTPLLRLLGRTLLLTLTCVLAALLCAGIALPVPVWALALILVALGFCLGVGQPLSMTTVVQAAPDGARSTALALRLTGNRLGQVAAPATAGLVAGVAGVAAPFVMLGGLLLLSAGVALRSPGRPGRPEGDGPAARERPKRSRFRRTSDI, from the coding sequence ATGGCGCCCGGTGGGAACCGCGGCTGGCTGCTCCGCCTCGTCATCGCCTTCAGCTTCGCGCAGGGGGCGGTGTCGATGGCCCGGCCCGCCGTCTCCTACCGGGCGCTCGCGCTGGGCGCCGACGAGCGGGCGGTCGGCGTCATCGCGGGTGTGTACGCCCTGCTCCCGCTGTTCGCCGCCGTCCCGCTGGGCCGCCGTACCGACCACGGCCGCTGTGCGCCCCTGCTGCCCGCCGGCGTGGTCCTGATATCCGGCGGCTGCGCGCTCAGCGGTCTCGTCGACTCCCTCTGGGCGATGGCGATCTGGAGCGGAGTGATGGGCCTCGGTCACCTCAGCTTCGTCATCGGCGCCCAGTCCCTGGTGGCCCGCCAGTCCGCGCCCCACGAACAGGACCGCAACTTCGGCCACTTCACCATCGGCGCCTCGCTCGGCCAACTGGTCGGCCCGATCGCGGCGGGCGCGCTGATCGGCGGCCGGGACATGGCCGGGACCAGCGCTCTCGCGCTGCTGGTCGCGGGTGCGGGGGCGGCGGTCGCGTTCACTTCGCTGTGGCGGATCGAGCACCGTACGACCGCCAAGTCCCGTAGCGGGCAGGGCGATCGCATCCCCGTCCAGCGCATCCTGCGTGCCCGGGGTGTCCCCGCGGGCATCCTCATCAGCCTCTCCGTACTGTCCGCGACCGACATCCTCACCGCCTATCTGCCGGTGGTCGGCGAGCACCGGGGTATCGCGCCGTCGGTCATCGGCGTGCTGCTCAGCCTGCGTGCGGCGGCCACGATCGCGTGCCGTCTGGTGCTGACCCCGCTGCTGAGGCTGCTGGGCCGGACGCTGCTGCTCACCCTGACCTGTGTGCTGGCGGCCCTGCTGTGCGCGGGCATCGCGCTGCCGGTGCCGGTGTGGGCGCTGGCCCTGATCCTCGTCGCCCTCGGCTTCTGTCTCGGCGTCGGCCAGCCGCTGTCCATGACGACGGTCGTCCAGGCGGCCCCCGACGGCGCCCGCTCCACGGCCCTCGCACTCCGGCTGACCGGCAACCGCCTCGGCCAGGTCGCCGCGCCGGCGACCGCGGGCCTGGTCGCGGGGGTCGCGGGCGTGGCGGCGCCGTTCGTGATGCTGGGGGGTCTGTTGCTGCTGTCGGCGGGGGTCGCGCTGCGGTCTCCGGGGCGGCCGGGACGGCCGGAAGGGGACGGACCGGCCGCGCGGGAGCGGCCGAAGCGCTCCAGATTCCGCCGGACGAGTGATATCTGA
- a CDS encoding CitMHS family transporter — MLTILGFAMIATFLVLIMMKKMSPIAALVLIPALFCVFVGKGAKLGDYVIDGVTSLAPTAAMLMFAIVYFGVMIDVGLFDPIVRGILKFCKADPMRIVVGTAVLAAIVSLDGDGSTTFMITVSAMYPLYKRLKMSLVVMTGIAAMANGVMNTLPWGGPTARAATALKLDASDIFVPMIPALAVGLLGVFVLSYVLGMRERKRLGTLTLDEVLVDEKETETVLVGAGGSGKSPVATGGSGSGTDADAPDADDDRMLQVLDPARPTLRPKLYWFNALLTVVLLTAMIMEWLPIPVLFLLGAALVLTVNFPHMPDQKARIGAHAENVLNVSGMVFAAAVFTGVLQGTGMVDHMAKWMVDVIPEGMGPHMALVTGLLSLPLTYFMSNDGFYFGVLPVLAEAGAAHGVSPLEMARASLVGQPLHMSSPLVPAVYVLVGMAKVEFGDHTRFVVKWAALTCLIILGAGILFGII, encoded by the coding sequence ATGCTGACCATCCTCGGCTTCGCCATGATCGCGACCTTCCTGGTCCTGATCATGATGAAGAAGATGTCGCCGATCGCGGCGCTCGTGCTGATCCCGGCACTGTTCTGCGTGTTCGTCGGGAAGGGCGCCAAGCTCGGTGACTATGTCATCGACGGCGTGACCAGCCTTGCCCCGACCGCGGCGATGCTCATGTTCGCGATCGTCTACTTCGGAGTGATGATCGACGTCGGGCTCTTCGACCCGATCGTCCGGGGGATCCTCAAGTTCTGCAAGGCCGACCCGATGCGCATCGTCGTCGGCACCGCCGTACTCGCCGCCATCGTCTCGCTCGACGGCGACGGCTCGACCACCTTCATGATCACGGTCTCGGCGATGTACCCGCTGTACAAGCGCCTCAAGATGAGCCTGGTCGTCATGACCGGTATCGCCGCGATGGCCAACGGCGTGATGAACACCCTGCCGTGGGGCGGCCCGACGGCCCGTGCCGCCACCGCCCTCAAGCTGGACGCCAGCGACATCTTCGTCCCGATGATCCCGGCCCTCGCCGTCGGCCTCCTCGGCGTCTTCGTGCTCTCGTACGTCCTCGGCATGCGCGAGCGCAAGCGGCTCGGCACGCTGACGCTGGACGAGGTGCTGGTGGACGAGAAGGAGACGGAGACCGTTCTCGTGGGCGCCGGAGGTTCCGGCAAGAGCCCGGTGGCCACCGGCGGGTCGGGCTCCGGCACGGACGCCGACGCGCCCGACGCGGACGACGACCGTATGCTCCAGGTCCTCGACCCGGCCCGGCCCACCCTGCGCCCCAAGCTGTACTGGTTCAACGCGCTGCTCACGGTGGTCCTGCTCACCGCCATGATCATGGAGTGGCTGCCGATCCCGGTGCTGTTCCTGCTCGGCGCGGCCCTGGTGCTGACCGTCAACTTCCCGCACATGCCCGACCAGAAGGCCCGCATCGGCGCCCACGCCGAGAACGTCCTCAACGTCTCCGGCATGGTCTTCGCCGCCGCCGTCTTCACCGGCGTCCTCCAGGGCACCGGCATGGTCGACCACATGGCGAAGTGGATGGTGGACGTCATCCCCGAGGGCATGGGCCCGCACATGGCCCTGGTCACCGGTCTGCTGAGCCTTCCGCTCACCTACTTCATGTCGAACGACGGCTTCTACTTCGGTGTCCTGCCGGTCCTCGCCGAGGCCGGTGCCGCCCACGGCGTCTCCCCGCTGGAGATGGCCCGGGCCTCCCTGGTCGGCCAGCCGCTGCACATGTCGAGCCCGCTCGTCCCGGCCGTCTATGTCCTGGTCGGCATGGCCAAGGTGGAGTTCGGCGACCACACGAGGTTCGTGGTGAAGTGGGCGGCGCTCACATGTCTGATCATCCTCGGGGCAGGCATCCTCTTCGGAATCATCTGA
- a CDS encoding molybdopterin-dependent oxidoreductase, whose amino-acid sequence MSRTALRICPLCEATCGLTLTIEGTRVTGARGDRDDVFSEGFICPKGASFGAVDGDPDRLRTPLVRKDGELREATWQEAFDAVAAGIRPVVERYGANSVGVVLGNPNVHTMAGALYPPVLLAGLGTRSLFSASTVDQMPKHVSSGLLYGDALAIPVPDLDHTDHLLLIGANPLESNGSLCTAPDFPGKLKALKARGGTLTVIDPRRTRTAKLADRHLAIRPGTDALLLAAMTYVLFEEDLVDLGDLTPHVQGVEELRDAVRHFTPEAVTAACDIDAGVIRALARELAAAPTAAVYARIGSCTVSHGTLASWLVDVLNILTGNLDRPGGALFPQAATDKTPRPAGPGRGFQLARWHSRVSKHPEAKGELPLSALAEEIDTATPEGEPVRALVAVAANPVLSAPDGDRLDKALDSLDFMVSVDPYLNETSRHAHVVLPPPPPSQSAHHDFAFNAFAVRNQVRYTRAAVPLEPGRMSESEILARLTLAATGMHGADPAAVDAMVVQQTLGKAVKEPHSPVHGRDAQELAEQLTGENGPERRLDMMLRLGPYGDGFGVRPDGLTLEKVLAHPHGIDLGPLRPRLPQPLKTRSGKIELLPRPIADDLPRLTRALDERPDGLVLIGRRHLRSNNSWMHNVPALTGGTNRCTLHIHPADAERLGVRDGAPVRLKGAGGEVTAPAEVTDGVRQGVVSLPHGWGHDRPGTRLRHASTDPGVNVNQLLDGSLLDLLSGNAVLNGVPVEISAATEAVTEKLTPLT is encoded by the coding sequence GTGTCCCGCACCGCCCTGCGAATCTGCCCCCTGTGTGAGGCCACCTGCGGGCTGACCCTCACCATCGAGGGCACCCGTGTCACCGGTGCCCGCGGTGATCGCGACGATGTGTTCAGCGAGGGGTTCATCTGCCCGAAGGGCGCCTCCTTCGGCGCTGTCGACGGCGACCCCGACCGGCTGCGCACACCCCTCGTCCGCAAGGACGGCGAGCTGCGCGAGGCCACCTGGCAGGAGGCGTTCGACGCGGTCGCGGCCGGAATCCGGCCGGTCGTCGAGCGCTACGGCGCCAATTCCGTCGGCGTCGTCCTCGGCAACCCGAACGTCCACACCATGGCCGGCGCCCTCTACCCGCCCGTGCTGCTCGCCGGCCTCGGCACCCGCAGCCTGTTCTCCGCCTCCACGGTCGACCAGATGCCCAAGCACGTCTCCAGCGGGCTCCTCTACGGCGACGCCCTCGCGATCCCCGTACCCGACCTGGACCACACCGACCACCTGCTCCTCATCGGCGCCAACCCCCTGGAATCCAACGGGAGTCTGTGCACCGCCCCCGACTTCCCCGGCAAGCTCAAGGCCCTCAAGGCCCGCGGCGGCACCCTCACCGTCATCGACCCGCGCCGCACCCGCACCGCCAAACTCGCCGACCGACACCTCGCGATCCGGCCCGGCACGGACGCCCTGCTGCTCGCGGCGATGACGTACGTCCTCTTCGAGGAGGACCTCGTCGACCTCGGAGACCTGACGCCCCATGTGCAGGGCGTCGAAGAACTCCGGGACGCCGTACGGCACTTCACCCCCGAAGCCGTCACCGCCGCCTGCGACATCGACGCCGGTGTCATCCGTGCCCTCGCCCGCGAACTCGCCGCCGCCCCCACCGCCGCCGTCTACGCCCGCATCGGCAGCTGCACCGTCTCGCACGGCACCCTGGCCAGCTGGCTCGTCGACGTCCTCAACATCCTCACCGGCAACCTCGACCGCCCCGGCGGCGCGCTCTTCCCGCAGGCGGCCACCGACAAGACGCCCCGGCCCGCCGGACCCGGCCGCGGCTTCCAGCTCGCCCGCTGGCACTCCCGCGTCAGCAAACACCCCGAGGCCAAGGGCGAGTTGCCGCTGTCCGCGCTCGCCGAGGAGATCGACACCGCGACACCCGAGGGCGAGCCGGTCCGGGCCCTCGTCGCCGTCGCCGCCAACCCGGTGCTGTCCGCCCCCGACGGCGACCGGCTCGACAAGGCCCTCGACTCACTCGACTTCATGGTCAGCGTCGACCCCTACCTCAACGAGACCTCCCGCCACGCCCACGTCGTCCTGCCGCCGCCCCCGCCCTCCCAGAGCGCCCACCACGACTTCGCCTTCAACGCCTTCGCCGTACGCAACCAGGTCCGCTACACCCGCGCGGCCGTCCCGCTCGAACCCGGCCGTATGTCCGAGAGCGAGATCCTCGCCCGGCTCACGCTTGCGGCGACCGGCATGCACGGCGCCGACCCCGCGGCCGTGGACGCGATGGTCGTACAGCAGACCCTGGGCAAGGCCGTCAAGGAGCCGCACTCTCCCGTGCACGGCAGGGACGCCCAGGAACTGGCGGAGCAGCTCACCGGGGAGAACGGCCCCGAGCGGCGGCTCGACATGATGCTGCGCCTCGGCCCCTACGGCGACGGGTTCGGCGTACGACCGGACGGCCTGACCCTGGAGAAGGTCCTGGCGCATCCGCACGGCATCGACCTCGGACCGCTGCGCCCGCGGCTGCCGCAGCCGCTGAAGACCAGGAGCGGCAAGATCGAGCTGCTGCCGCGGCCGATCGCCGACGACCTGCCCCGGCTGACGCGTGCCCTCGACGAGCGGCCCGACGGACTCGTTCTGATCGGCCGCCGCCATCTGCGCTCCAACAACAGCTGGATGCACAACGTGCCCGCCCTCACCGGCGGCACCAACCGCTGCACCCTGCACATCCACCCCGCCGACGCCGAACGCCTCGGCGTGCGCGACGGGGCGCCGGTGCGGCTGAAGGGCGCCGGGGGAGAGGTGACCGCCCCGGCCGAGGTCACCGACGGCGTCCGGCAGGGCGTGGTCAGCCTGCCGCACGGGTGGGGCCACGACCGTCCCGGCACCCGGCTCCGCCACGCCTCCACCGACCCCGGCGTCAACGTCAACCAGCTCCTCGACGGCAGTCTGCTCGACCTGCTGTCGGGCAACGCGGTCCTCAACGGAGTGCCCGTGGAAATCTCCGCCGCGACCGAAGCTGTGACCGAAAAGCTCACCCCGCTGACCTGA
- a CDS encoding TetR/AcrR family transcriptional regulator produces MKPVPHATSLRRAPIQRRSAERLTRILDACADLLDEVGYDDLSTRAVAQRAGVPIGSVYRFFGNKRQMADALAQRNLERYTERVTARLEETGDGGWRVAMDTVLDEYLAMKRTAPGFSLVDFGNQIPVGTRHSEPNHRVADRLTDLLSGYLDRTPDEDLRRTFLIAVETADTLVHLAFRVAPEGDEKIIEEARELLRAYLARVLD; encoded by the coding sequence ATGAAACCCGTGCCCCATGCGACATCGCTCCGTCGTGCGCCCATCCAGCGGCGCAGCGCCGAACGGCTGACCAGGATCCTCGACGCCTGCGCCGACCTCCTCGACGAGGTCGGCTACGACGACCTGAGCACCCGTGCCGTCGCCCAGCGCGCGGGCGTCCCCATCGGCTCGGTCTACCGCTTCTTCGGCAACAAGCGGCAGATGGCCGACGCGCTGGCCCAGCGCAACCTCGAGCGCTACACCGAACGCGTCACCGCCCGCCTCGAGGAGACCGGCGACGGAGGCTGGCGGGTCGCGATGGACACCGTCCTCGACGAGTACCTCGCCATGAAGCGCACCGCGCCCGGCTTCTCCCTCGTCGACTTCGGCAACCAGATCCCGGTCGGCACCCGGCACTCCGAGCCCAACCATCGCGTCGCCGACCGCCTCACCGACCTGCTCTCCGGCTATCTCGACCGCACCCCCGACGAGGATCTGCGGCGCACCTTCCTCATCGCCGTGGAAACCGCCGACACCCTCGTCCACCTGGCCTTCCGGGTGGCCCCCGAGGGTGACGAGAAGATCATCGAGGAGGCGCGGGAGCTGCTGCGGGCGTACCTGGCGCGCGTCCTGGACTGA
- the hmgA gene encoding homogentisate 1,2-dioxygenase, whose amino-acid sequence MSGDARKTAEGLAYLSGFGNEHSSEAVPGALPEGRNSPQRAPLGLYAEQLSGTAFTEPRAHNRRSWLYRIRPSAAHAAFTRTENGSIRTAPFTESVPDPNRLRWNPLPEPPAGTDFLRGLWTLGGNGDATQRTGIAVHLYHANSSMDRVFSDADGELLIVPEHGGLLLRTEFGLLHVEPGHVALVPRGVRFRVELLDASARGYVCENYGAPFQLPDLGPIGANGLANARDFRAPVAAYEDVEGPVEVVNKFCGNLWTATYDHSPLDVVAWHGNHVPYAYDLRRFNVLGTISYDHPDPSIFTVLTSPSDTPGLAGVDFVVFAPRWLVGEDTFRPPYFHRNVMSEYMGLIEGAYDAKAEGFVPGGGSLHNMMSAHGPDRETFDRASAAELRPHKVDDGLAFMFETRWPVTLTAQAAGAEHLQRGYDDVWRGLERHFRPLH is encoded by the coding sequence ATGAGCGGGGACGCACGGAAGACCGCCGAGGGGCTGGCCTACCTCTCCGGTTTCGGCAATGAGCACAGCTCCGAGGCCGTCCCGGGCGCCCTGCCCGAGGGCCGCAACTCGCCCCAGCGAGCCCCGCTCGGGCTGTACGCGGAACAGCTCAGCGGTACGGCGTTCACCGAGCCCCGCGCCCACAACCGCCGCTCCTGGCTGTACCGGATCCGCCCCTCGGCCGCGCATGCCGCGTTCACGCGCACGGAGAACGGCTCGATCCGTACGGCGCCCTTCACGGAGTCGGTACCGGACCCGAACCGGCTGCGCTGGAACCCCCTGCCCGAGCCGCCGGCCGGCACGGACTTCCTGCGGGGCCTGTGGACCCTGGGCGGCAACGGCGACGCCACCCAGCGCACCGGCATCGCCGTGCACCTCTATCACGCCAACTCCTCCATGGACCGCGTCTTCAGCGACGCCGACGGAGAGCTGCTGATCGTGCCAGAGCACGGCGGGCTGCTGCTGCGCACGGAGTTCGGGCTGCTGCATGTGGAGCCGGGACATGTGGCGCTGGTTCCTCGTGGGGTGCGCTTCCGTGTGGAGCTGCTGGATGCTTCCGCCCGGGGTTATGTGTGCGAGAACTACGGGGCACCGTTCCAGCTGCCCGACCTCGGCCCGATCGGCGCCAACGGGCTCGCCAACGCCCGGGATTTCCGGGCGCCCGTGGCCGCGTACGAGGATGTCGAGGGTCCGGTCGAGGTGGTGAACAAGTTCTGCGGGAACCTGTGGACGGCCACCTATGACCACTCCCCCCTCGATGTGGTCGCCTGGCACGGCAACCATGTGCCGTACGCCTATGATCTGCGCCGCTTCAATGTGCTCGGCACCATCAGCTACGACCACCCGGACCCGTCGATCTTCACGGTGCTGACATCGCCGAGCGACACCCCGGGGCTCGCGGGCGTGGACTTCGTCGTGTTCGCGCCGCGCTGGCTGGTGGGCGAGGACACGTTCCGGCCGCCGTACTTCCACCGGAACGTGATGAGCGAGTACATGGGGCTCATCGAGGGGGCGTACGACGCGAAGGCGGAGGGCTTTGTGCCCGGCGGCGGGTCGCTGCACAACATGATGTCGGCGCACGGCCCGGACCGTGAGACCTTCGACCGCGCGAGCGCCGCCGAGCTGCGGCCGCACAAGGTCGACGACGGGCTGGCGTTCATGTTCGAGACCCGCTGGCCGGTGACGCTCACTGCGCAGGCGGCCGGGGCGGAGCATCTGCAGCGCGGGTACGACGACGTGTGGCGGGGCCTCGAACGCCACTTCCGCCCCTTGCACTGA
- a CDS encoding GntR family transcriptional regulator: MTSFAPDSIVLNRKLPLWYQVSQSLRASILGRSPQDPLRLPTEEQLAGHYGVSVLTMRQALKELEDEGLITRHRRRGTFIEPDAKRGAPVRLLGSVDAIVAQQSGMTTELLDHGKAPAPAELAVYFPEMDEVATYHRLRSDEKTGEPTNHARNYVRPELATRIDPADLLRWPMTKVLRDVVGADISRITDTVQARLADPETARLLQVPLLSPILHYTGVTYDVDGRVLDAAVIHYRGDRFSFTVTLDA; this comes from the coding sequence ATGACCTCCTTCGCCCCGGACTCGATCGTCCTGAACCGCAAGCTGCCGCTCTGGTATCAGGTGTCGCAGTCGCTGCGCGCGTCGATACTCGGCCGCTCGCCCCAGGACCCGCTGCGGCTGCCGACCGAGGAGCAGCTGGCGGGGCACTACGGCGTGAGCGTGCTGACCATGCGGCAGGCGCTGAAGGAGCTGGAGGACGAGGGGCTGATCACCCGCCATCGCCGTCGCGGCACGTTCATCGAGCCGGATGCCAAAAGGGGCGCCCCCGTGCGGCTGCTCGGCTCCGTGGACGCGATCGTGGCCCAGCAGTCCGGCATGACGACCGAGCTCCTCGACCACGGCAAGGCGCCGGCACCCGCCGAACTCGCCGTGTACTTCCCGGAGATGGACGAGGTGGCGACGTACCACCGCCTGCGCAGCGACGAGAAGACGGGCGAGCCGACCAACCACGCCCGCAACTACGTGCGCCCCGAACTGGCCACGCGCATCGATCCCGCCGATCTGCTGCGCTGGCCGATGACCAAGGTGCTGCGGGACGTCGTCGGGGCGGACATCAGCCGCATCACGGACACCGTGCAGGCCAGGCTCGCCGACCCGGAGACGGCCCGGCTGCTCCAGGTCCCGCTGCTCAGCCCGATCCTGCACTACACGGGCGTGACCTACGACGTGGACGGCCGGGTCCTGGACGCGGCAGTGATCCACTACCGAGGGGACCGCTTCTCGTTCACGGTGACCCTCGATGCGTAG
- a CDS encoding type ISP restriction/modification enzyme yields MPSVTHDDAPLLADLMPWSVASPRIGRGWPTGPDAASLKARWDALVKAEGPDREALFEPTRSRTLHSAVGQLPGQSSGTEKLARAAGPCPEPVRVLRAPFDEQWLIPDHRLIDVARPELWRVVDERQVFVAETACGGGGPVLLATSLLPLLRPGRVRPLYRRPGGVEPNLAPGLLEFLGERLGEVPEPADVLAWIMAAVRVDLAVPLTGDPELWALGVESGRRALRLMCRDGERPKLPGGRRPYVRAPLPARPHTLLYDREEEALQIDEGRISPVPPEAWDFEVSGVRVLEEWFTARTAPAEPPGTLEAIRPATWPQTWTSELLELITVLALLSEVPPLPDPLTSPVTTADLHKAGVLPPPAPSRRPASVLDAHEEGPEGQLTLI; encoded by the coding sequence ATGCCCAGCGTGACGCACGACGACGCTCCGCTGCTGGCGGATCTCATGCCGTGGTCCGTCGCATCGCCGCGGATCGGGCGGGGGTGGCCGACGGGTCCCGATGCGGCGTCCCTGAAAGCTCGGTGGGATGCGTTGGTGAAGGCCGAGGGGCCGGATCGGGAGGCGTTGTTCGAGCCGACCCGGTCGCGGACGCTGCACTCGGCGGTCGGGCAGTTGCCGGGGCAGTCCAGTGGTACGGAGAAGCTGGCCCGGGCCGCCGGGCCCTGCCCGGAACCCGTGCGAGTGCTGCGCGCGCCCTTCGATGAGCAGTGGCTGATCCCCGATCACCGGCTGATCGACGTGGCCCGGCCGGAGTTGTGGCGGGTGGTGGACGAGCGGCAGGTGTTCGTCGCTGAGACGGCGTGCGGCGGGGGCGGGCCGGTTCTCCTGGCGACTTCGCTGTTGCCGCTGCTGCGGCCCGGCCGTGTCCGGCCGCTGTATCGCCGTCCGGGCGGGGTGGAACCGAACCTGGCGCCGGGCCTGTTGGAGTTCCTGGGTGAGCGTCTGGGCGAGGTGCCTGAGCCGGCGGACGTGCTGGCCTGGATCATGGCGGCGGTCCGTGTCGACCTCGCCGTGCCCCTGACCGGGGACCCCGAACTCTGGGCGTTGGGCGTGGAGTCGGGCCGTCGGGCGCTCCGGCTGATGTGCCGCGACGGCGAGCGCCCGAAGCTCCCCGGCGGTCGCCGACCGTATGTCCGCGCCCCGCTTCCCGCCCGGCCGCACACCCTTCTCTACGACCGTGAGGAGGAGGCCCTGCAGATCGACGAGGGCCGTATCTCCCCGGTGCCGCCCGAGGCCTGGGACTTCGAGGTGAGCGGGGTCCGGGTGCTGGAGGAATGGTTCACGGCACGGACGGCACCCGCCGAACCACCGGGCACCCTCGAGGCGATCCGCCCGGCCACCTGGCCCCAGACCTGGACCTCGGAGCTGCTCGAGCTGATCACCGTACTGGCCCTGCTCTCCGAAGTCCCGCCCCTCCCCGACCCGTTGACGTCCCCGGTGACCACGGCCGACCTGCACAAGGCGGGCGTACTCCCACCGCCGGCCCCGTCCCGCCGCCCGGCGTCCGTACTGGACGCACACGAGGAGGGACCGGAGGGCCAGCTCACGCTGATCTAA
- a CDS encoding TetR/AcrR family transcriptional regulator C-terminal domain-containing protein, giving the protein MAGRAAEPEVIWARPERTGRGPKPAYTRADIAAAAVRIADAEGLDAVSMRRVAGELGCGTMSLYNYVPRKEDLYELMIDAIGAEHDIREPSGDWRADMLRNARETRAIMHRHTWVPRLMSGVYGFSPNTLRYLEHCLDCLEPLGLPYSTKMELVALLNGVVTTYTANEIATAERTRSMPWSEEEENAVRIAYLGSQVATGAYPRLAAAFMEQSGPIDLEAVFERALGRVLDAFDPDLR; this is encoded by the coding sequence ATGGCGGGCCGAGCGGCCGAACCCGAAGTGATCTGGGCACGTCCCGAGCGGACGGGCCGGGGGCCGAAACCCGCGTACACACGCGCCGACATCGCGGCGGCGGCGGTGCGGATCGCCGATGCGGAGGGCCTGGACGCGGTCTCGATGCGGCGGGTGGCCGGTGAGCTGGGCTGCGGCACGATGTCGCTCTACAACTACGTCCCCCGCAAGGAGGACCTGTACGAGCTGATGATCGATGCCATCGGTGCCGAGCACGACATCCGGGAGCCCTCGGGCGACTGGCGCGCCGACATGCTCCGCAACGCGCGCGAGACGCGCGCCATCATGCACCGCCACACCTGGGTGCCGCGGCTGATGTCGGGCGTGTACGGCTTCAGCCCCAACACCCTGCGCTATCTGGAGCACTGCCTGGACTGCCTCGAACCGCTCGGCCTCCCGTACAGCACCAAGATGGAGCTGGTCGCGCTGCTCAACGGCGTGGTGACCACGTACACCGCGAACGAGATCGCCACCGCCGAGCGCACCCGTTCCATGCCCTGGTCCGAGGAGGAGGAGAACGCGGTCCGTATCGCCTACCTCGGCAGCCAGGTGGCCACCGGCGCGTATCCGCGACTGGCCGCGGCCTTCATGGAGCAGAGCGGACCGATCGACCTGGAGGCGGTGTTCGAGCGGGCGCTGGGACGGGTACTGGACGCCTTCGACCCGGATCTGCGTTAG